The Pseudomonas fluorescens genome includes a window with the following:
- a CDS encoding Ig-like domain-containing protein, with the protein MWWSKGKSRVTEGAQALASPMIMSLEPRMLFDGAVAATVADAAQADAQPTAEAAKTPTADQPADSHAPQGQVDATQAAVPGKSVVFVDSRVKDSANLLEGVAPGTQVVQLDATKDGLQQIADYLDTHQGVSSVQIIAHGNAGDLWLGNSYLSADNVQARSEVLAQIGQDMNAGGDILIYGCYTAEGERGLSLVDSLAQLTGRDVAASDDRTGVGGDWDLEIATGNIESANVLSANAMSEYQWGLATWTATNNANSGVGSLRAALGSAQNGDIVTFNSSMTVALTQVLVVNQNITIDGDLNNDNVADVTLDGQFRTQVISVTAGTTATLDGLVITRGVVSGNGGNGGDDALVAKGGGINNAGTLTLRNVTVTANVAAGGGGGGGVTPEYAGGGGGGGGALGGGIGGRGGDTLNSSGSLGSTNQGGAGGGFFNIGGRGGSATGGAGGAVYAGYSTGSSGGTASSGGLSIGGGGGGDGYNDIGGAGGGAVGGIYNDTGATLRIIGNSVISNNIGAGGGGGGGGAGGGYTQAGGAGGVGVGAIWNKGSILITAANFAALAGNVGGSGVGGTSAGTAGVTPASVANVYGDGGTINTNYVPDETPPTATVVVANTNLNSGGTSQVTITFSEAVTGLTAADLTVQNGTVGTLTSGDGGVTWTGTLTAASNIADTTNIITLNNTGVADLAGNAGVGTTDSNNYVVNDTVAPTASIVVSDTALRNGETSLVTITFSEAVSGLTTADLTVANGTLSGLSSSDGGITWTATLTPDAAVTDTTNLVVLNNTGVADLSGNDGVGTTNSNNYAIDTVLPTATIVVTDTALSAGETSLVTITFNEAVSGFTTADLTVANGTVTGLSTSDGGITWTATLTPTASVSDTSNLITLSNSGVADLSGNVGTGTTDSNNYAIDTLRPTATIVVADNALNIGETSLVTITFSEAVTGFTLADLTVANGSLSGLSSSDGGITWTATLTPSASTTDATNLIVLANTGVLDLAGNAGTGTTSSNNYAVDTARPTATIVVADNALRVGETSLVTITFNEAVTGFTTADLTVANGTLTGLSTSDGGITWTATLTPSVSTSDATNLITLDNTGVADAAGNAGSGTTDSNNYAIDTARPTATIVVADTAVALGETSVVTITFSEAVTGFTLADLTVANGSLSGLSTSDNITYTATFTPSVGTSDATNLITLNNTGVVDGAGNAGSGTTDSNNYAVDTLRPTATIVVADTALSVGETSLVTITFSEAVSGFDNSDLSVANGTLSAVSSSDGGITWTATFTPALGVSDTSNVITLNNTGISDAAGNTGTGTTNSNNYQVDTNVPTATIVVADSTLGIGETTQVTITFNSAVSGFDNADLTVSNGTLSNVSSTDGGVTWTATFTPSASISDTSNVITLDNTGLINGAGNAGVGTTDSNNYVVDTVRPTATIVMADPTVAIGETSLVTITFSEAVTSFTLADLTVANGSLSGLSTSDNITFTATFTPSAGISDSTNLISLNSGSIADVAGNINTGTADSNNYAVDTLRPTATIVMADSNLSVGETSLVTITFSEAVSGFDNSDLSVANGTLSAVSSSDGGITWTATFTPATGTRDATNLIVLDNSGVSDAAGNAGTGTSNSANYTVDTQVPTATIVVADTSLSIGETSQVTITFNEAVSGFDNSDLTISNGTLSNVSSSDGGVTWTATFTPSASIADTSNLITLDNTGVVNVSGNAGVGTTDSNNYAIDTVRPTATIVVADTAIAAGETSLVTITFSEAVTGFTTADLSVANGTLSGLSSNDGGITWTATFTPVAGITDTSNVITLANSGVADLAGNAGSGTTDSNNYSVDSQRPTATIVLSDSVLKPGETAQVTITFSEAVTGFSNADLSVDNGTLSAVSSSDGGLTWTATFTPTLGVTDASNLISLDNTGVSDAAGNSGAGTTDSANYAVETQVPTATIVVADSALRVGETSQVTITFSEAVSGFDNSDLTISNGTLSNVSSTDGGVTWTATFTPSASITDTSNLISLDTSGVVNASGNSGVGVVDSNNYAIDTVRPGATITVGDTTLGIGQSTTVTISFTEAVSGFDLSDLSVANGVLSNLASSDGGLTWTATLTPTAGVNDPTNLILLDASNVQDLAGNAGVGIAISANYALDATRPTATIVVADPNLTVGETTQVTITFSEAVSNFDLSDLSVTNGELTNLTSSDGGRTWTATFTPTVNLTDPSNFIALDTSNVSDLSGNAGGSVAVSNNYAIDTVVPNDVKPPPEFLTSDPVTVIPPSEVPLQPIVFTPPTGNLGSPLGFPPLFEQRDVGGGLKPIGDIFINRGQLAPSYIAQVFSSDAAGDGSGQGFLGFGGGDGGVFGSSTLSTLFTQDSASESESMGAFGSQSMQGGDVSQGLRGMFGAPTLGQQLQQLKDTEQRQVDSLATALRQVGISEAQA; encoded by the coding sequence CCGATGCCGCGCAAGCTGACGCGCAACCCACTGCCGAGGCGGCCAAGACGCCCACAGCGGACCAGCCTGCCGATAGTCATGCACCCCAAGGCCAGGTCGATGCCACCCAGGCTGCCGTTCCCGGCAAGAGCGTGGTGTTCGTCGATTCCCGGGTCAAGGATTCCGCCAACCTGCTCGAAGGCGTGGCGCCCGGGACCCAGGTGGTACAACTGGATGCCACCAAGGACGGCCTGCAACAGATCGCCGATTACCTGGACACCCACCAGGGCGTCAGCTCGGTGCAGATCATCGCCCACGGTAATGCCGGTGATTTGTGGCTGGGCAACAGCTACCTGTCGGCGGACAACGTCCAGGCCCGCAGCGAAGTGCTGGCGCAGATCGGCCAGGACATGAACGCCGGCGGCGATATCCTGATCTACGGCTGCTACACCGCCGAAGGCGAGCGTGGCCTGAGCCTGGTGGATTCATTGGCGCAGTTGACCGGGCGTGACGTGGCGGCTTCCGACGATCGCACTGGCGTCGGCGGTGACTGGGACCTGGAGATCGCCACCGGCAACATCGAAAGCGCCAACGTGCTGTCGGCCAATGCCATGAGTGAATACCAGTGGGGCCTGGCCACCTGGACCGCCACCAACAATGCCAATTCCGGCGTGGGCTCCTTGCGCGCGGCCTTGGGTTCTGCGCAGAACGGCGACATCGTCACCTTCAACAGCAGCATGACCGTTGCCTTGACCCAGGTGCTGGTGGTGAACCAGAACATCACGATCGACGGCGATCTCAACAACGACAACGTCGCCGATGTCACCCTGGACGGGCAGTTCCGCACCCAGGTGATCAGCGTGACGGCCGGCACCACGGCCACCCTCGATGGTTTGGTGATTACCCGCGGCGTTGTGTCGGGCAACGGCGGTAACGGTGGTGACGATGCGCTGGTGGCCAAGGGCGGCGGGATCAACAACGCGGGTACCTTGACCCTGCGTAACGTCACGGTCACGGCTAACGTGGCGGCGGGCGGTGGCGGCGGCGGTGGTGTGACGCCGGAATATGCAGGTGGTGGTGGCGGTGGCGGTGGTGCGCTCGGCGGCGGGATCGGCGGGCGTGGCGGCGATACGCTCAACTCCTCGGGTTCCTTGGGCTCTACCAACCAGGGCGGTGCCGGTGGCGGTTTCTTCAACATCGGCGGGCGTGGCGGCTCCGCGACCGGCGGTGCCGGCGGCGCTGTCTATGCCGGCTACAGCACCGGCTCCTCCGGTGGCACGGCCAGCAGCGGCGGGTTGTCCATCGGCGGCGGCGGTGGTGGCGATGGCTATAACGACATCGGCGGTGCCGGCGGTGGCGCGGTTGGCGGTATCTACAACGACACGGGCGCAACCCTGCGGATCATCGGCAACTCGGTCATCTCCAACAACATCGGCGCGGGCGGTGGTGGCGGTGGCGGCGGTGCCGGTGGTGGCTACACCCAGGCGGGCGGCGCCGGTGGCGTGGGTGTCGGTGCTATCTGGAACAAGGGGTCGATCCTGATTACCGCGGCCAACTTCGCGGCCCTGGCCGGCAACGTTGGCGGCAGTGGCGTCGGTGGGACGAGTGCCGGCACCGCAGGTGTTACGCCGGCGTCGGTGGCCAACGTCTATGGCGATGGCGGCACCATCAACACCAACTACGTGCCGGACGAAACGCCGCCCACCGCGACCGTCGTCGTAGCCAACACCAACCTGAACTCCGGCGGCACGTCGCAGGTGACCATCACCTTCTCCGAGGCGGTGACGGGGTTGACCGCGGCGGACCTGACCGTACAGAACGGCACCGTCGGCACGCTGACCAGCGGCGACGGCGGCGTCACCTGGACCGGCACGCTGACGGCGGCAAGCAACATCGCCGATACCACCAACATCATCACCTTGAACAACACTGGTGTGGCGGACCTCGCCGGTAACGCCGGGGTGGGCACCACCGATTCGAACAATTACGTGGTCAATGACACCGTGGCGCCGACGGCGTCCATCGTGGTATCTGACACGGCCCTCAGGAACGGTGAAACCTCGCTGGTGACCATCACCTTCTCCGAGGCGGTCAGCGGATTGACCACGGCCGACCTGACGGTGGCCAATGGCACCCTCAGCGGCCTGAGCAGCAGTGACGGCGGTATCACCTGGACAGCAACCCTGACACCCGACGCCGCTGTCACCGACACCACCAATCTGGTGGTGCTGAACAATACCGGTGTCGCGGACCTGAGTGGCAACGACGGCGTTGGCACCACCAACTCCAACAACTACGCGATCGACACCGTGCTGCCGACCGCCACGATCGTGGTGACTGACACGGCGCTGAGCGCCGGTGAAACATCCTTGGTGACGATCACGTTCAACGAGGCGGTCAGTGGTTTCACCACCGCTGACCTGACGGTGGCCAACGGCACGGTCACCGGGCTGAGCACCAGCGACGGAGGTATCACCTGGACCGCAACGCTGACCCCGACCGCCAGCGTGAGCGATACCAGCAACCTGATCACGTTGAGCAACAGCGGCGTTGCCGACCTGTCCGGCAACGTCGGTACCGGCACCACCGACTCGAACAACTACGCGATCGACACCCTGCGCCCGACCGCCACGATCGTGGTGGCCGACAACGCGCTGAACATCGGTGAAACCTCCCTGGTGACGATTACCTTCAGCGAGGCGGTGACGGGGTTCACCCTGGCCGACTTGACCGTTGCCAACGGCTCTCTTAGCGGACTAAGCAGCAGCGACGGTGGCATCACCTGGACCGCGACGCTCACCCCAAGCGCCAGCACCACGGATGCCACCAACCTGATTGTCCTGGCCAATACCGGCGTGCTGGACCTGGCCGGTAACGCCGGTACTGGCACCACCAGCTCCAACAACTATGCTGTCGACACCGCGCGCCCGACCGCGACTATCGTCGTCGCCGATAACGCCTTGAGGGTCGGCGAAACGTCCCTGGTGACCATCACCTTCAACGAGGCAGTGACCGGCTTCACCACTGCCGACCTGACGGTCGCCAACGGCACCCTGACCGGGCTGAGCACCAGCGACGGCGGTATCACCTGGACCGCGACACTGACCCCGAGCGTCAGCACCAGCGACGCCACCAACCTGATCACCCTGGATAACACCGGCGTGGCGGACGCCGCCGGCAACGCCGGCAGCGGTACCACCGACTCCAACAACTACGCCATCGACACGGCGCGCCCCACCGCCACCATCGTCGTCGCCGATACGGCCGTCGCCCTGGGCGAAACCTCGGTGGTGACCATCACTTTCAGCGAGGCGGTGACCGGCTTCACCCTGGCTGACCTGACGGTCGCCAATGGTAGCCTGAGCGGGCTGAGCACCAGCGACAACATCACCTACACCGCCACCTTCACCCCGAGCGTCGGCACCAGCGATGCCACCAACCTGATTACGCTGAATAACACGGGCGTCGTAGATGGGGCGGGCAACGCCGGCAGCGGCACCACCGACTCCAACAACTACGCCGTCGACACGCTGCGTCCCACCGCGACCATCGTGGTGGCCGATACCGCGCTGAGCGTCGGCGAAACCTCACTGGTGACCATTACGTTCTCCGAAGCGGTCAGCGGTTTCGACAACTCGGACCTGAGCGTGGCCAATGGCACGCTGAGTGCGGTCAGCAGCAGCGACGGTGGCATCACTTGGACGGCGACGTTCACGCCTGCGCTCGGTGTCAGCGACACTTCCAACGTCATCACCCTGAACAACACCGGCATCAGCGATGCCGCGGGCAATACCGGCACCGGCACGACCAACTCCAACAACTACCAGGTCGACACCAATGTGCCGACCGCGACCATCGTGGTCGCCGACAGTACGCTGGGAATCGGTGAAACGACCCAGGTGACCATCACCTTCAATTCGGCGGTGAGCGGTTTCGATAACGCGGACCTGACAGTCAGCAACGGCACGCTCAGCAATGTGTCGTCCACCGACGGCGGCGTCACCTGGACGGCCACGTTCACGCCGAGCGCGAGCATTTCCGATACCAGCAACGTGATCACGCTGGACAATACCGGCTTGATCAACGGCGCGGGCAACGCGGGCGTCGGCACCACCGATTCCAATAACTACGTGGTCGACACCGTGCGCCCCACCGCGACCATCGTCATGGCCGACCCAACCGTTGCCATTGGCGAAACCTCGCTGGTGACCATTACCTTCAGCGAGGCCGTGACGAGCTTCACCCTGGCGGACCTGACCGTGGCCAATGGTTCCCTGAGCGGGCTGAGTACCAGCGACAACATTACCTTCACCGCGACCTTCACCCCGAGTGCGGGAATCAGCGACAGTACCAACCTGATCAGCCTCAACAGTGGCTCGATCGCCGATGTGGCGGGCAACATCAACACCGGCACTGCGGATTCGAACAACTACGCTGTCGATACCCTGCGCCCGACCGCGACCATCGTGATGGCCGATAGCAACCTCAGCGTCGGCGAAACCTCACTGGTGACCATCACCTTCAGCGAGGCAGTCAGCGGTTTCGACAATTCGGACCTGAGCGTGGCCAATGGCACGCTGAGCGCCGTGAGCAGCAGCGATGGCGGCATTACCTGGACGGCGACCTTCACCCCGGCCACCGGTACGCGGGACGCCACCAACCTGATCGTCCTGGACAACAGCGGCGTGAGCGACGCGGCCGGCAACGCCGGTACCGGCACCAGCAACTCCGCCAACTACACCGTCGATACCCAGGTGCCGACCGCGACCATCGTGGTGGCCGATACGTCCCTGAGCATCGGTGAAACCAGCCAGGTGACCATCACCTTCAACGAAGCGGTGAGCGGTTTCGACAACAGCGACCTGACCATCAGCAATGGCACGCTGAGCAACGTGTCGTCTTCCGACGGCGGCGTTACCTGGACGGCTACGTTCACACCGAGTGCGAGCATTGCCGATACCAGCAACCTGATCACCCTGGACAATACCGGTGTCGTCAACGTCTCGGGCAACGCTGGCGTCGGCACCACCGATTCCAATAACTACGCCATCGACACCGTGCGCCCGACCGCGACCATTGTCGTCGCCGACACCGCCATCGCCGCGGGCGAGACCTCGCTGGTGACCATCACCTTCAGCGAGGCCGTGACCGGCTTCACCACTGCCGACCTGAGCGTTGCCAACGGGACCCTCAGCGGGCTGAGCAGCAATGACGGTGGCATTACCTGGACCGCGACCTTCACGCCTGTCGCTGGCATCACGGACACCAGCAACGTCATCACCCTTGCCAACAGCGGCGTCGCCGACCTGGCGGGCAACGCGGGCAGCGGCACCACCGATTCGAACAACTACAGCGTCGACAGCCAGCGTCCGACCGCCACCATCGTGCTGAGCGATTCGGTGTTGAAACCGGGTGAAACCGCCCAAGTGACCATCACCTTCAGCGAGGCCGTTACCGGCTTCAGCAACGCAGACCTGAGCGTCGACAACGGCACCCTGAGCGCTGTCAGCAGCAGCGATGGCGGCCTGACCTGGACCGCGACGTTCACGCCAACCCTGGGCGTGACCGACGCCAGCAACCTGATCAGCCTGGACAATACCGGCGTGAGCGACGCGGCTGGCAACAGCGGGGCAGGTACCACCGACTCAGCCAACTATGCGGTCGAGACGCAGGTACCGACCGCCACGATCGTGGTGGCCGACAGTGCGCTGCGCGTAGGAGAAACCTCGCAGGTCACCATTACGTTCTCGGAGGCTGTGAGCGGTTTCGACAACAGTGACCTGACCATCAGCAACGGCACGCTCAGCAATGTGTCGTCCACCGACGGCGGTGTCACCTGGACGGCCACGTTCACGCCGAGCGCCAGCATCACCGATACCAGCAACCTGATCAGCCTGGACACCAGCGGCGTGGTCAACGCCTCGGGCAACAGCGGTGTCGGTGTGGTGGACTCCAACAACTACGCAATCGACACGGTTCGCCCAGGCGCCACCATCACCGTGGGCGACACCACCCTGGGCATCGGCCAGAGCACCACCGTGACTATCTCCTTCACCGAGGCGGTGTCCGGTTTCGACCTGTCCGACCTGAGTGTGGCCAATGGCGTGCTGTCCAACCTCGCCAGCAGTGACGGTGGCCTGACCTGGACGGCGACCCTGACGCCTACTGCAGGCGTCAACGATCCCACCAACCTGATCCTGCTCGACGCCAGCAATGTGCAGGACCTGGCCGGCAACGCCGGCGTGGGCATCGCGATCTCCGCCAACTACGCGCTCGATGCCACCCGGCCGACAGCGACCATCGTGGTGGCCGATCCGAACCTGACCGTGGGCGAGACGACCCAGGTCACCATCACCTTCAGCGAGGCGGTGAGCAATTTCGATCTGTCGGACCTCAGCGTCACCAACGGCGAGCTGACCAACCTGACCAGCAGCGACGGCGGCAGGACCTGGACCGCGACGTTCACACCGACGGTGAACCTCACCGACCCGAGCAACTTCATCGCCCTGGACACCAGCAACGTCAGCGACCTGTCGGGCAACGCCGGGGGCAGCGTGGCGGTGTCCAACAACTATGCGATCGACACCGTGGTGCCCAACGATGTGAAGCCGCCGCCGGAGTTCCTGACCTCCGACCCGGTCACGGTTATCCCGCCGTCCGAGGTGCCGCTGCAACCGATCGTCTTTACCCCGCCGACCGGCAATCTCGGTTCGCCGCTGGGGTTCCCGCCGCTGTTCGAGCAACGGGACGTGGGCGGGGGCCTCAAGCCGATTGGAGATATTTTCATCAACCGGGGCCAATTGGCGCCTAGCTATATCGCTCAGGTGTTCAGCAGCGATGCCGCTGGCGATGGTTCGGGCCAGGGCTTCCTGGGCTTTGGTGGGGGCGATGGTGGGGTGTTCGGCAGCAGCACGCTTTCGACCCTGTTCACCCAGGACTCCGCTTCCGAGAGCGAATCGATGGGTGCCTTCGGCAGTCAGTCGATGCAGGGCGGCGATGTATCCCAAGGGCTGCGCGGGATGTTCGGCGCACCGACCTTGGGCCAGCAGCTGCAACAGCTCAAGGATACTGAACAGCGTCAGGTCGACAGCTTGGCAACGGCGTTACGACAGGTCGGCATCAGCGAGGCGCAGGCCTGA